In Levilactobacillus brevis, a single genomic region encodes these proteins:
- the map gene encoding type I methionyl aminopeptidase: protein MISLKSPREIQGMQAAGDILAGLFHALTDYIKPGITTWDIDHFSYQYIIDHDATPGELNFEGYKYSTCVSVNDVICHGCPSKDVLIKNGDLVKVDTVIDYHGYLSDACHAFVAGQPSTEAQKLMDVTLKSLYLGIDQAVVGNRIGDIGFAIQNYAENQLGYGVVRDYIGHGIGPTMHEDPDVPHYGKAGHGTRLKAGMTITIEPMINVGDWACSAPADDGWTISTVDGSLSCQYEHTIVITTDGPKILTSFDHELDASYLLK, encoded by the coding sequence ATGATTTCTTTAAAATCACCACGCGAAATTCAGGGGATGCAGGCGGCCGGCGATATTCTCGCTGGGCTGTTTCATGCCCTGACGGATTATATCAAGCCAGGGATAACGACCTGGGATATTGACCATTTTTCCTACCAATACATTATTGACCACGATGCCACGCCGGGTGAGCTGAACTTTGAAGGCTATAAATACTCGACCTGTGTGAGCGTCAATGACGTCATCTGCCACGGCTGTCCCAGTAAGGACGTCCTGATTAAGAACGGCGACTTGGTTAAGGTGGACACCGTCATCGACTACCACGGTTACTTGAGTGATGCTTGCCACGCCTTTGTGGCGGGCCAGCCTTCCACGGAAGCTCAGAAATTAATGGATGTTACGCTGAAGTCACTGTATCTAGGGATTGACCAAGCGGTTGTCGGCAACCGAATTGGCGATATCGGTTTTGCCATTCAGAATTATGCCGAGAACCAGTTGGGGTACGGCGTGGTGCGCGACTACATTGGTCACGGCATCGGCCCGACCATGCATGAAGACCCAGACGTACCGCACTATGGCAAGGCCGGTCACGGTACGCGGCTGAAGGCGGGGATGACGATTACCATTGAACCGATGATCAACGTGGGCGATTGGGCCTGCAGCGCGCCGGCCGATGATGGCTGGACCATCTCAACGGTTGACGGGAGCCTGAGTTGCCAGTACGAGCACACCATCGTGATCACAACGGATGGGCCCAAGATTCTGACGTCGTTTGACCATGAGTTGGATGCGTCGTATCTATTGAAATAA
- a CDS encoding undecaprenyl-diphosphate phosphatase yields MLDILKAAILGIIEGITEFLPISYTGHLYLADEFIKLHESTAFINMFMVVIQLGAILAVVVLYFNKLNPWAPSKNKLERHQTWTLWFKVILAVLPSVIVGLPLNDWMEAHLTSWEVIASTLIVYGILFIVIETYNRHQTARFNDLNQLPVKIALFIGIFQILSMVPGTSRSGATILGAILIGTSRFVATEFSFFLAIPTMFGASLLKILKYFLHGNGFTGSQTIVLLTGVIVSFVVAYLAIKFLLNYIRQNDFKAFGWYRIILGVVVIVYFGVVNH; encoded by the coding sequence GTGTTAGATATTCTAAAAGCCGCAATTCTGGGCATCATTGAAGGAATTACGGAATTCTTACCCATCAGTTACACCGGACACCTCTACTTAGCCGATGAATTCATCAAGTTACACGAGTCCACGGCTTTTATCAATATGTTTATGGTGGTCATCCAACTCGGCGCGATTCTTGCCGTCGTCGTCCTTTATTTCAACAAACTCAACCCCTGGGCCCCGAGCAAGAATAAACTCGAACGTCATCAGACTTGGACACTCTGGTTCAAAGTGATTCTCGCCGTCCTGCCCTCAGTCATTGTCGGCCTTCCGCTCAACGACTGGATGGAGGCTCACCTGACCAGCTGGGAGGTCATCGCCTCAACCTTAATCGTCTATGGGATTTTGTTCATCGTGATTGAGACCTACAACCGCCACCAAACGGCCCGCTTCAACGATCTCAATCAGCTACCGGTTAAGATTGCCCTCTTCATTGGAATTTTCCAAATTCTCTCGATGGTTCCCGGCACCTCACGCTCCGGGGCCACCATCCTCGGCGCCATCCTGATTGGGACCTCACGTTTCGTGGCAACCGAATTTTCCTTCTTCTTGGCCATTCCGACCATGTTCGGGGCCTCGCTACTGAAGATTCTGAAATACTTTCTTCACGGTAATGGTTTCACGGGCAGTCAAACGATCGTCTTACTGACCGGTGTCATCGTGTCCTTTGTCGTTGCTTACCTCGCCATTAAGTTTTTGTTGAATTACATTCGTCAAAACGACTTTAAGGCGTTTGGCTGGTACCGCATCATCTTAGGTGTCGTTGTCATCGTCTACTTCGGGGTTGTGAACCACTAA
- a CDS encoding aldo/keto reductase: protein MAEIPTITLNNGVEMPQLGFGVFQVPDLAECETAVTTALQAGYRLLDTATAYQNEAAVGREIKASGVKRDDIFVTSKLWVSDFTYERARRGIDASLQRLGLDYLDLYLLHQPYGDTMGAWRALEEAQQAGKIRSIGVSNFYADQLKNLELTMTVKPVINQIEVNPWYQQPDEVTFNQSENVRVEAWAPFAEGKQGIFTNATLQGIAQAHGKTTGQVILRWLLQRGITVIPKSVHRERIIENREVFDFTLTPAEMQMIAGLDQGKSQFFDHRDPVTIEQIFGSSLKELN from the coding sequence ATGGCAGAGATACCAACAATAACGTTAAATAACGGCGTTGAAATGCCGCAACTCGGGTTTGGGGTGTTCCAAGTGCCGGATTTAGCCGAGTGTGAGACGGCCGTCACCACGGCACTGCAAGCCGGTTACCGACTGCTAGATACCGCTACCGCATATCAAAATGAAGCGGCAGTTGGTCGGGAGATCAAGGCCAGTGGCGTCAAACGTGACGACATCTTCGTGACTTCGAAGCTTTGGGTGTCGGACTTTACCTATGAACGGGCACGGCGCGGCATCGACGCTTCTCTTCAACGCCTGGGTTTAGACTATTTGGATTTGTACCTACTCCATCAGCCGTATGGCGATACGATGGGTGCATGGCGGGCGTTGGAAGAAGCGCAACAGGCCGGAAAGATTCGGTCGATTGGGGTTTCTAACTTTTACGCGGACCAGTTAAAGAACCTTGAACTGACCATGACCGTCAAGCCGGTGATTAACCAGATTGAAGTTAACCCGTGGTACCAACAACCTGATGAAGTGACCTTCAATCAAAGCGAAAACGTGCGGGTAGAGGCCTGGGCCCCCTTCGCGGAGGGCAAACAGGGCATCTTTACCAATGCAACTTTACAAGGGATTGCGCAGGCCCACGGGAAAACGACCGGACAGGTGATCTTACGGTGGCTCCTCCAACGCGGGATTACCGTGATTCCCAAGTCCGTCCACCGCGAACGAATCATTGAGAATCGCGAGGTCTTTGATTTCACGCTAACACCGGCAGAAATGCAGATGATTGCGGGCTTGGACCAAGGCAAGAGCCAGTTCTTTGATCACCGCGATCCCGTGACGATTGAACAGATCTTTGGGTCAAGCTTGAAAGAATTAAACTAA
- a CDS encoding DUF998 domain-containing protein, translated as MKSKDFNLKIPANIGEQLKLDGDTPVKLVVKRDRLVVEFAESRRRIFQNRLMWWPVIAAFIVSIGYYIFCRWQGIRHLKLSGDNSLATGLIVTGVVMGTVLFAIFFVRDRNNPQNHFTKNIYWRNFPVIVLSFALILALVLVGSMWLLGMLFNGASFDRITASMIIFVFGVFINLAMIYFAQAVDAGVLSTVLTLVIISGVVISMAVNNERYWWQHNLSFLGTSHASSGWQFNATLIFSALLMIALIDYLFVSLQEYYPSSRRLIVLRILLTLTAINLGLVGVFPNNISSHLLHDQVASFLIYCVLALIIGVRWLLPQITKEFLYLSYGVGVALAVAEVLFRGIGYFSLTAFEMVAFVMAFGWLLMLLDRIESLINVGTESTISLDD; from the coding sequence ATGAAAAGTAAGGATTTTAACTTAAAAATCCCGGCGAACATCGGTGAGCAACTGAAGCTTGATGGCGATACGCCGGTAAAACTGGTGGTTAAGCGGGATCGGTTGGTCGTGGAATTTGCGGAATCCCGGCGGCGAATCTTTCAGAACCGGCTGATGTGGTGGCCGGTCATCGCGGCCTTCATTGTCAGCATTGGCTATTACATCTTTTGTCGCTGGCAGGGCATTCGCCATCTCAAACTATCCGGGGATAACTCCCTCGCAACCGGTCTGATCGTTACCGGAGTGGTCATGGGAACGGTGTTATTTGCCATCTTCTTTGTTCGAGATCGTAATAACCCACAGAATCATTTCACGAAAAATATCTATTGGCGAAATTTTCCGGTTATTGTGCTATCCTTTGCGCTGATTCTGGCGTTGGTGCTGGTCGGCAGTATGTGGTTGTTAGGAATGCTGTTCAACGGCGCTAGCTTCGATCGGATCACCGCCAGTATGATTATCTTTGTCTTCGGGGTGTTTATTAATCTGGCCATGATTTACTTTGCCCAGGCGGTCGACGCGGGTGTCCTGTCAACCGTCCTGACGCTGGTGATTATCAGCGGCGTGGTCATTTCTATGGCTGTCAACAATGAACGTTACTGGTGGCAACACAACTTGAGCTTTCTGGGGACCAGCCACGCGTCCAGCGGGTGGCAGTTTAACGCGACGCTGATTTTTTCGGCGCTCCTGATGATTGCGTTAATCGATTACCTGTTTGTGAGCCTGCAGGAATACTACCCGAGTTCCCGGCGGCTGATTGTACTCCGGATACTTCTGACACTGACTGCGATCAATCTAGGGCTGGTCGGCGTCTTTCCAAACAACATTTCGTCACATCTCCTGCACGACCAGGTGGCGAGCTTCCTGATTTACTGTGTGTTGGCACTGATTATTGGGGTTCGTTGGTTGTTGCCGCAGATCACCAAGGAATTTCTCTACCTATCGTACGGTGTCGGGGTGGCCTTGGCCGTTGCCGAAGTGTTGTTTCGAGGAATCGGCTACTTTTCCTTGACGGCGTTTGAAATGGTCGCCTTCGTGATGGCCTTCGGGTGGTTACTGATGCTACTGGATCGTATTGAATCGCTGATTAACGTGGGGACGGAGAGTACCATTTCATTAGATGACTAA
- a CDS encoding metalloregulator ArsR/SmtB family transcription factor: MENQNNQLPTTTEIKKSVDLFKTFGDATRYQILSLLYQNSRTVSEITAVMDVSQSAVSHQLKTLRQAGLVIGERDGKFIKYTLADEHIFEIFELVKAHIQE; this comes from the coding sequence ATGGAAAATCAAAATAATCAGCTCCCAACAACCACGGAAATCAAAAAAAGCGTCGACCTTTTCAAAACGTTCGGCGACGCCACTCGTTATCAGATTCTCTCGTTGCTCTACCAGAACAGCCGGACCGTCAGTGAAATTACGGCGGTTATGGATGTTTCGCAATCAGCCGTCTCCCACCAGCTGAAGACCTTGCGTCAGGCGGGACTCGTCATCGGTGAACGCGACGGTAAATTTATCAAGTACACCTTGGCCGACGAACATATCTTCGAAATCTTCGAACTGGTCAAGGCACATATTCAGGAATAA
- a CDS encoding multidrug effflux MFS transporter, with product MKNVRPSVPSLGLMITLVGFPQISESIFTPVLPQLRRAFTVSANQVQLTMSTYFVAFALGVLMWGQLADRWGRRPAMLAGIAVYLLGNIGLLMSPHFLTLLGWRLIQALGASAGSVVTQTIMRESFSGVTGAKIFAKTSAAMALAPALGPLIGGVMQTYFGYRSVFATLVTMAVAVGLYALSRLPETQTSRPPRIQQWRVVRRLLTDPVVWGYGLLIGGINGLLFSYYAEAPFVFMTHFGYSAVQYGWLGLVLAGASLFGALLVNRLLNVWTPEQVALRGLIFSSLASVGLVVAAYWQQATLMIIGIFLTFLGLNVTLPNALNRALVGYEAVMGSASGWFSLGYYLLVSALTCGMSWLHNGTVQTLPWYMAGLSFGMLVIFVLLVRSRSRVLAPE from the coding sequence ATGAAAAACGTCCGTCCATCGGTCCCTTCATTGGGATTGATGATTACACTCGTGGGATTTCCACAAATCAGCGAGTCAATCTTTACCCCGGTGTTACCGCAACTACGCCGGGCTTTTACGGTGAGTGCTAACCAAGTGCAACTCACCATGAGTACCTATTTCGTGGCCTTTGCCCTGGGTGTCCTGATGTGGGGGCAACTGGCTGACCGGTGGGGTCGGCGACCGGCCATGTTAGCCGGCATCGCCGTTTATTTATTGGGAAATATTGGATTATTGATGAGCCCGCATTTTCTGACCTTGTTGGGGTGGCGATTGATCCAAGCGCTCGGAGCGAGTGCCGGATCGGTGGTAACCCAGACGATCATGCGTGAAAGTTTTAGTGGTGTGACCGGCGCAAAAATTTTTGCCAAGACGAGTGCCGCGATGGCCCTGGCACCAGCCTTGGGTCCCCTAATTGGTGGGGTCATGCAGACTTACTTTGGTTATCGCAGTGTCTTTGCCACTTTGGTCACCATGGCCGTGGCTGTGGGGCTATATGCATTGAGTCGGCTGCCCGAAACGCAGACTAGCCGTCCACCACGGATTCAGCAATGGCGTGTGGTGCGCCGTCTGTTGACCGACCCCGTTGTCTGGGGTTATGGGCTACTCATCGGCGGCATCAATGGCCTCTTGTTCAGTTATTACGCTGAAGCGCCGTTTGTTTTTATGACCCACTTTGGCTATTCGGCCGTCCAATACGGGTGGCTGGGCTTGGTACTGGCCGGTGCCAGTCTGTTTGGCGCTTTGCTGGTCAATCGGTTACTGAACGTTTGGACGCCGGAACAAGTCGCACTGCGCGGCCTCATCTTCAGTAGTCTGGCGAGTGTTGGCCTGGTGGTGGCTGCCTATTGGCAACAGGCAACGCTAATGATTATCGGCATCTTTTTGACGTTTCTGGGCCTCAATGTGACCTTACCCAACGCCTTGAATCGCGCGTTGGTGGGGTATGAGGCGGTTATGGGTAGCGCTAGCGGTTGGTTTAGCCTCGGCTACTACCTGCTGGTCAGCGCTCTGACGTGCGGAATGAGCTGGCTGCACAATGGAACGGTTCAGACTTTGCCGTGGTATATGGCAGGATTGAGCTTCGGGATGCTGGTGATTTTCGTCTTACTCGTGCGTTCGCGGTCTCGAGTGCTGGCGCCGGAGTGA
- a CDS encoding aldo/keto reductase: protein MTTPTITLNDGRKIPAIGFGTFQIPSDGSTYTAVSEALQAGYRHIDTAVAYFNEGEVGRAIKDSGIPRDQIWVTSKLWLQDYGEQPAQRAIDLSLRKLGLDYLDLYLIHQPYGDVPGAWRAMEAAQRAGKLKSIGVSNMTPKIWQRFVPQFNVLPAVNQVEFNPYFQQTAIRQLMAPGDVKLEAWAPLGQGNQDLLNEPVITQLAAKYGKNAGQIILRFEHQLGVIVFPKSVHATRIKSNLDIFDFSLTDAEVVTLVALDTGKGRHDPDAPGVQEMLLNAFDVHANG from the coding sequence ATGACAACACCAACGATTACCTTAAATGATGGTCGGAAAATCCCGGCCATTGGGTTCGGAACTTTTCAGATTCCCAGCGACGGATCGACCTACACCGCAGTGAGTGAAGCCTTGCAGGCCGGATATCGCCACATTGATACGGCCGTGGCCTACTTCAACGAAGGTGAGGTCGGTCGTGCCATCAAGGATAGTGGGATTCCACGCGATCAGATTTGGGTAACCAGTAAGCTCTGGCTACAAGATTACGGCGAGCAACCCGCACAGCGGGCGATTGACCTATCGTTGCGGAAGCTGGGGTTAGACTATTTGGACCTGTACCTGATCCACCAACCTTATGGCGACGTGCCGGGGGCTTGGCGAGCAATGGAAGCTGCTCAACGGGCTGGTAAGTTAAAGTCGATTGGGGTCTCCAATATGACGCCTAAGATTTGGCAACGCTTTGTGCCCCAATTTAACGTGCTGCCGGCAGTCAATCAGGTGGAATTTAACCCCTACTTCCAACAAACGGCCATTCGTCAATTAATGGCACCGGGCGACGTGAAGTTGGAGGCTTGGGCACCGCTGGGACAGGGGAATCAAGACTTATTGAATGAGCCAGTAATTACCCAGTTGGCGGCAAAATACGGCAAAAACGCCGGGCAGATTATTCTGCGTTTTGAACATCAACTTGGCGTGATTGTCTTCCCCAAGTCGGTCCACGCCACACGGATCAAAAGTAATTTAGATATTTTTGATTTCAGCCTAACGGATGCCGAAGTGGTAACGTTAGTGGCGTTGGACACCGGTAAAGGACGCCACGATCCCGATGCGCCCGGCGTTCAAGAGATGTTGCTGAACGCTTTCGATGTGCATGCCAATGGCTAA
- the cadA gene encoding cadmium-translocating P-type ATPase — protein sequence MREYLKLAETKRNLALILGSMGLLLIATFSPFLKAVTIGLYLLAYLLVGGPILVEAVRDLFTGKLFGEAFLMTVATVGALAIQQYPEAVAVMLFYRIGEFFQDSAVNKSKRSITDLLKIRPDYANLVVNGQTQQITPDQVQVGDTLIVRPGEKVPADGIVTSGETYLDTKALTGETKPMLVGSGDQALSGTIVSNGVIELRVEKAYADSTVAKILELVQDATTQKTKTENFITKFARVYTPAVVGMAILLATVPPLFFAQPFNAWLYRALIFLVISCPCALVISVPLSYFGGIGAASRAGVLIKGSNYLEALNQVKTVAFDKTGTLTRGEFAVVNVAPVSLSKSALIQLAARAEVASPHPIAKSIVALAGYQDDGQTAAEELVGLGVKAQADDQPLYVGNAKLMRQIGVTADLPRSPASTMVYVAWAGKYQGAIEVADAVKETTIPALAALKQTGIRQTVMLTGDNQQVGQAVGEQIKIDAVKAELLPQDKVAEMGKLKAQLKPKEKLAFVGDGLNDTPVLASADVGIAMGALGSDAAIESADIVLMNDDPLAIPRTITIAKRTKQIVWENIVFALGIKLLFLTLAAFGITTMWWAVFSDVGVTLIAVLNTLRLLLIGRQEKPQKIQKTLAKVNG from the coding sequence ATGCGGGAATATCTAAAATTAGCTGAAACCAAACGGAACTTAGCCCTGATTCTAGGGAGCATGGGGCTACTACTCATTGCCACTTTTTCACCGTTTCTGAAAGCGGTTACAATTGGGCTATACCTGTTGGCCTATCTCTTGGTAGGCGGGCCAATCCTGGTGGAAGCGGTTCGGGACCTTTTTACCGGTAAGCTTTTTGGAGAAGCCTTTCTCATGACGGTGGCGACGGTCGGAGCGCTCGCCATCCAGCAGTATCCCGAAGCGGTAGCAGTCATGCTATTCTACCGAATTGGTGAATTCTTCCAAGATTCCGCCGTCAATAAGTCCAAACGCTCAATTACGGACCTTTTGAAGATTCGACCGGACTATGCCAACTTGGTGGTCAATGGCCAGACCCAGCAGATCACGCCGGACCAGGTTCAGGTGGGCGATACGTTGATTGTACGTCCCGGGGAAAAGGTCCCCGCCGATGGGATCGTCACGAGTGGGGAGACCTATTTGGATACCAAGGCGCTGACCGGAGAAACCAAGCCGATGCTGGTTGGAAGCGGCGATCAGGCATTGAGTGGCACCATCGTGAGCAATGGGGTCATTGAACTGCGAGTGGAGAAGGCCTACGCCGATTCAACCGTCGCTAAAATTTTAGAATTGGTTCAGGACGCCACGACCCAAAAGACCAAGACGGAGAACTTCATTACCAAGTTTGCCCGGGTTTATACCCCGGCTGTGGTCGGGATGGCCATTCTGTTGGCAACCGTGCCGCCGTTGTTCTTCGCCCAACCATTCAATGCGTGGTTGTACCGGGCGCTCATTTTCTTAGTCATCTCGTGTCCGTGTGCTCTCGTAATTTCCGTGCCGTTGAGCTATTTCGGTGGGATAGGGGCCGCCTCGCGGGCAGGCGTCCTGATTAAAGGGAGTAACTATCTGGAAGCACTGAACCAGGTGAAAACGGTGGCCTTCGATAAGACTGGAACGTTGACGCGTGGCGAATTCGCGGTGGTCAACGTGGCACCGGTCAGTCTGAGCAAGTCGGCACTAATTCAACTCGCGGCGCGGGCCGAGGTAGCGTCACCGCACCCGATTGCCAAGTCGATTGTCGCACTGGCTGGTTATCAGGACGACGGTCAGACGGCCGCCGAGGAATTGGTCGGATTAGGCGTGAAGGCCCAAGCCGATGATCAGCCGCTGTACGTGGGGAATGCTAAGTTGATGCGCCAGATTGGCGTTACGGCTGATTTGCCAAGGAGTCCCGCGAGCACTATGGTTTACGTGGCTTGGGCAGGTAAGTATCAGGGCGCCATCGAGGTCGCCGATGCCGTAAAAGAGACGACGATTCCAGCTCTGGCTGCGCTTAAGCAAACTGGCATTCGTCAGACCGTTATGCTGACGGGGGACAACCAGCAAGTCGGTCAGGCCGTCGGTGAACAGATTAAGATTGATGCGGTCAAGGCTGAATTATTGCCGCAGGATAAGGTAGCTGAGATGGGCAAGCTGAAGGCCCAGCTGAAGCCGAAGGAAAAGTTAGCCTTCGTCGGCGATGGCCTCAACGACACCCCCGTACTGGCCAGTGCCGATGTCGGAATTGCCATGGGCGCATTGGGTTCCGATGCGGCTATCGAGTCGGCAGACATCGTCTTGATGAACGACGATCCACTGGCCATTCCACGCACAATCACGATTGCCAAACGCACCAAGCAAATTGTGTGGGAGAACATTGTCTTTGCGTTAGGCATTAAGCTGTTGTTCCTGACGCTGGCCGCCTTTGGTATCACGACCATGTGGTGGGCCGTCTTCTCCGACGTTGGTGTGACGCTGATTGCGGTTCTGAACACGTTACGTTTACTGTTGATTGGTCGGCAGGAGAAGCCGCAGAAGATTCAGAAGACGTTGGCGAAAGTTAACGGTTAG
- a CDS encoding transglycosylase, translated as MVTDVTSSLVPEQTTTAQASTRVSASQAKKIAKINAGLSKKQKAAKKWIAKRESGYNYSARNGRCYGRYQLLKSYLHGDYSPANQEKTANRYVSGRYGSWTKAKKFWQSHHWY; from the coding sequence ATGGTGACCGACGTGACGTCAAGCTTAGTTCCTGAACAAACCACGACTGCCCAGGCGTCAACTCGGGTATCCGCTAGTCAGGCTAAGAAGATTGCCAAGATTAATGCCGGCCTGTCTAAAAAACAAAAAGCAGCCAAGAAATGGATTGCTAAGCGCGAATCCGGCTATAACTATTCGGCGCGTAACGGCAGATGTTACGGTCGTTACCAACTTTTGAAGTCTTACTTGCACGGTGACTACTCACCCGCTAACCAAGAAAAGACCGCCAACCGTTACGTCAGTGGCCGTTATGGGTCATGGACGAAAGCCAAGAAGTTCTGGCAAAGTCATCACTGGTACTAA